From a region of the Candidatus Brocadia sp. genome:
- a CDS encoding RHS repeat-associated core domain-containing protein: MSANEVAPRWVGSGWTIFNNKGKPVRQFEPFFNDTHKPDFDTKIGVSPVLFYDPAERVIATLHPNHTYEKVVFDPWQQTTYDVNDTCAPRNQQTGDPHTDPDIQGYVAEYFNALPANPAQPWQTWHAQRIGGVMGADERNAAQRAEAHTDTPTTAYFDALGRPFLTVARNRVVCPGHDLDGTEDSFATRVELDIEGNQREVRDERKLPVNYLPTGAIEQRIVMRYAYDMLGNRIHQLSMEAGARWMLNDVAGKPIRAWDSRGHNLTTTYDALRRPIEQYVRGTFNNPDPLKPNSDPRTLNPPSEAGLLVDKIEYGEGIANAEALNLHTRIYRHFDSAGVATNARLDANGNPTEAYDFKGNLLHSTRRLVSDYKTIPDWLLPAEPQLDAETFQGSTRYDALNRLIQSVAPHSNLGRGKFNVIQPVFNEANLLGRVDVWLERAAEPGALLDSNTEPALPVGVANIDYDAKGQRKRIDYKNGASTFYDYDELTFRLTQLLTRRNAAAFPGDDPQPPIAGWPGRQVQNLHYTYDPAGNITHIQDNAQQTVYFRNKRVEPSNDYTYDALYRLIQATGREHLGQLASGEHRPPTAPDGFNAFHTRLDHPGNGQAMGTYTERYVYDAVGNFLQMQHRGSDPAHAGWTRAYDYLEGSLIEDGNGGALFKTSNRLTRTTLNPSGNTPQPETYLHDAHGNMVRMPHLGGGLAGPNMHWDYKDQLRQTDLGGGGTVFYVYDASGQRVRKVWEKAPGLIEERIYLSGFEIFRKHNGPIGANTATLERETLHVMDDRQHIALVETRTLDIPGNDPAPRQLIRYQFGNHLGSVSLELDDQAQIISYEEYAPYGSSTYQAVHSQTETAKRYRYTGKERDEESGFYYHVARYYAPWLGRWASTDPLGVLDGMNVYLYVHCSPIRINDPSGYAGEDFSDLQAVVDDLNKSELKVDLTDKRAHAKPSAKPMSKREAREYANKQAKNYRKTAGMNQGGTVQAGHTAAARHAAESGITKQDWDKQPMQELHSRKGKGLDVTVTDQTGQSRTTTRHRAQEGLIDDAVERSKAANGGKLTPQGQLDAAAEVKWRTENVPMDQRDVEALRKSGPALPEKGPPVDPHTGRVVSNEAKVLKSSEEVGEKVLKESSKGMKVAAKLGKAGRHLAAAIPIAGIVLGQASAAHAASQGDYMGTALDEAGFIPVAGDLLDAARGGIALGEALDEGLGISDVAAEHGERFEKAAKYVGLGEDASRIVGATGAALSSITVAPTIALKRTVVGWFQ; this comes from the coding sequence ATGTCTGCAAATGAAGTTGCACCGCGCTGGGTCGGCAGCGGCTGGACCATCTTCAACAACAAGGGCAAGCCGGTGCGCCAGTTTGAGCCTTTCTTCAACGATACCCACAAGCCCGATTTCGATACGAAGATTGGCGTCAGCCCGGTGCTGTTCTACGACCCGGCTGAGCGCGTCATCGCCACGCTGCACCCGAACCACACCTACGAAAAGGTGGTGTTCGATCCCTGGCAGCAAACCACCTACGACGTCAACGACACTTGCGCACCGCGCAATCAACAGACCGGCGACCCGCACACCGATCCCGACATCCAGGGCTACGTGGCCGAGTACTTCAATGCGCTGCCGGCCAATCCGGCCCAGCCTTGGCAGACCTGGCACGCGCAACGCATCGGCGGCGTCATGGGCGCCGACGAGCGCAACGCCGCCCAGCGTGCCGAAGCGCATACCGACACACCGACCACGGCGTATTTCGATGCCCTCGGTCGCCCGTTTCTGACCGTGGCGCGCAATCGCGTCGTCTGTCCCGGCCACGATCTTGACGGCACCGAAGACAGTTTTGCCACCCGCGTCGAGCTGGACATTGAAGGCAATCAACGGGAAGTGCGCGATGAGCGCAAACTGCCTGTCAACTATCTGCCGACCGGCGCAATCGAGCAGCGCATCGTCATGCGCTACGCCTACGACATGCTCGGCAACCGCATCCACCAGCTCAGCATGGAAGCGGGCGCCCGCTGGATGCTGAACGACGTGGCCGGCAAACCCATCCGCGCCTGGGACAGCCGCGGCCACAACCTCACCACCACTTATGATGCGCTGCGTCGCCCGATTGAACAGTACGTGCGGGGAACGTTCAACAACCCCGATCCGTTGAAGCCGAACTCCGACCCGCGCACGCTGAACCCACCGAGTGAGGCGGGCCTACTGGTCGACAAGATCGAGTACGGCGAAGGCATCGCAAATGCAGAGGCACTCAATCTGCACACCCGCATCTACCGGCACTTCGATTCGGCAGGCGTAGCCACCAATGCCCGTCTCGATGCCAATGGCAACCCGACCGAGGCCTACGACTTCAAGGGCAACCTGCTGCACAGCACACGCCGCCTGGTCAGCGACTACAAAACCATCCCCGACTGGTTGCTGCCAGCGGAGCCGCAACTCGACGCAGAAACCTTCCAAGGCAGCACGCGCTACGACGCCCTCAACCGCCTCATCCAGTCCGTCGCGCCGCATAGCAACCTGGGACGCGGCAAGTTCAACGTCATTCAGCCGGTGTTCAACGAGGCCAACCTGCTGGGGAGGGTGGACGTGTGGTTGGAACGCGCTGCGGAACCCGGCGCGCTGCTTGACTCCAATACCGAGCCGGCCTTACCCGTCGGAGTCGCCAACATCGACTACGACGCCAAAGGCCAGCGGAAGCGAATCGACTACAAGAACGGCGCCAGCACTTTTTACGACTATGATGAGTTGACGTTCCGGCTCACTCAGTTGCTTACACGGCGCAACGCGGCCGCCTTTCCTGGCGACGACCCGCAGCCACCCATAGCTGGTTGGCCCGGCCGCCAAGTCCAGAACCTGCACTACACCTACGACCCGGCCGGCAATATCACGCACATCCAGGACAACGCGCAACAGACCGTCTATTTCAGGAACAAGCGCGTCGAACCGAGCAACGACTACACATATGACGCCCTCTACCGGCTGATCCAGGCCACCGGTCGCGAGCACCTGGGTCAACTGGCAAGCGGCGAGCACAGGCCGCCCACGGCGCCAGATGGTTTCAACGCCTTCCACACACGGCTAGACCATCCGGGCAACGGCCAGGCCATGGGCACGTACACCGAGCGTTACGTGTACGATGCCGTCGGCAACTTCCTGCAGATGCAGCACCGCGGCAGTGACCCGGCACATGCCGGCTGGACACGCGCTTACGACTACCTAGAAGGCAGCCTGATCGAAGATGGCAACGGCGGCGCGCTGTTCAAGACCAGCAACCGCCTGACCCGCACCACGCTGAATCCGTCAGGCAACACTCCGCAGCCGGAAACCTATCTGCACGACGCCCACGGCAACATGGTGCGCATGCCGCATTTGGGCGGTGGACTGGCCGGACCGAACATGCACTGGGACTACAAGGACCAGCTGCGCCAGACCGACTTGGGTGGCGGTGGCACGGTTTTCTATGTGTACGACGCCTCAGGCCAGCGCGTGCGCAAGGTGTGGGAGAAGGCGCCGGGCCTCATCGAAGAGCGTATCTACCTCAGCGGCTTCGAGATCTTCCGCAAGCACAACGGACCCATCGGCGCGAACACCGCCACACTGGAGCGCGAGACACTCCACGTAATGGACGACAGGCAGCACATCGCGCTGGTGGAGACGCGCACGCTTGATATACCGGGCAACGATCCGGCGCCAAGACAACTCATCCGCTACCAGTTTGGCAACCACCTCGGCTCGGTCAGCTTGGAGTTGGACGATCAGGCGCAGATTATTTCCTATGAGGAATACGCGCCCTACGGCAGTTCCACCTATCAGGCAGTGCACAGTCAAACGGAGACGGCGAAGCGGTATCGGTATACGGGGAAGGAGCGGGATGAAGAGAGTGGGTTCTACTACCACGTGGCGAGATATTATGCGCCTTGGCTTGGGAGGTGGGCTAGCACGGATCCACTGGGTGTTCTGGATGGGATGAATGTCTACCTGTACGTCCATTGCAGCCCAATTCGCATCAATGATCCTAGTGGTTACGCCGGCGAGGATTTCAGCGACTTGCAAGCCGTGGTCGACGATCTCAATAAGAGCGAGTTAAAGGTTGACCTTACTGATAAACGAGCACACGCAAAGCCTTCGGCGAAGCCAATGAGCAAGAGAGAGGCTCGGGAGTACGCGAATAAACAAGCGAAAAACTATCGCAAGACAGCAGGCATGAATCAAGGAGGAACAGTACAAGCCGGCCACACAGCTGCAGCACGCCATGCAGCAGAGTCGGGTATCACCAAGCAGGACTGGGATAAGCAGCCAATGCAGGAACTCCACAGTCGAAAGGGAAAAGGGCTAGATGTAACTGTCACGGATCAGACTGGCCAAAGCAGGACCACTACGCGGCATCGTGCACAGGAGGGTCTAATCGACGATGCAGTAGAGCGTAGCAAGGCTGCAAATGGCGGGAAGCTCACTCCGCAAGGACAACTGGACGCAGCCGCAGAAGTTAAATGGCGGACTGAAAATGTCCCTATGGATCAGCGTGATGTCGAAGCGCTACGGAAGAGTGGCCCTGCGCTGCCGGAGAAAGGGCCTCCGGTTGATCCGCATACTGGTCGGGTGGTTTCTAATGAAGCAAAAGTACTGAAATCGAGTGAAGAGGTCGGCGAGAAGGTCCTCAAGGAATCCAGCAAGGGAATGAAGGTTGCGGCAAAGCTCGGAAAAGCTGGCCGGCACCTCGCGGCTGCGATTCCAATCGCGGGTATCGTGCTCGGCCAAGCTTCAGCCGCGCATGCGGCGAGTCAAGGCGACTACATGGGCACGGCACTTGATGAAGCGGGCTTCATCCCCGTCGCGGGCGATCTGCTGGACGCAGCTCGCGGGGGTATCGCACTCGGCGAGGCTCTGGACGAGGGGTTGGGGATCAGCGATGTTGCGGCAGAGCACGGGGAGAGGTTTGAAAAAGCGGCTAAGTACGTCGGACTAGGCGAGGATGCTTCGAGGATCGTAGGCGCGACAGGTGCCGCACTCAGCTCGATTACTGTTGCCCCGACAATTGCCTTGAAGAGAACCGTGGTGGGTTGGTTCCAATGA
- a CDS encoding FG-GAP-like repeat-containing protein: MPKEQQKPSDTKEPPPEKGPAQAPAIQLPKGGGAIRGIGEKFAANPVTGTGSMTVPIATSPGRSGFGPQLSLSYDSGAGNGPFGFGWSLSLPSITRKTDKGLPKYQDAEESDVFILSGAEDLVPVLKEVNGKWERETLPPRAVDGKTYRIQRYRPRIEGLFARIERWTNQNDLTDTFWRSISKDNITTWYGKTAESRIADPANPTRIFSWLICQSYDDKGNVIVYRYKEETSDNIDLAQAHERNRTDDINEKDKSNRTANRYLKRILYGNRVPYLPGLTPTGWPQPPDSTAGVNPPNYFFEVVFDYEDGHYTEDNPDTEGRIFARPVYSPPQNAKWPARVDPFSTYRAGFEVRTYRLCQRVLMFHHFPDELGTPDYLVRSTDLTYSYENNPGDSRNPVYSFLDSVSQSGYVRQPNGTYLKKSLPPLEFEYTRPEVQTEVREVDPQSLENLPYGLDGAKYQWVDLDGEGLSGILTEQAEGWFYKRNLSPVNLVRDNGSGHTEASFAPVELVARKPSLAAVSSGQQQFLDLAGDGQLDLVALNGPTPGFYERTQDESWEYFRPFVSLPNLEWGNQNLKFVDLTGDGHADILIAEDEAFTWYRSLAEEGFGPAEKVRQALDEEKGPRLVFADGTQSIYLSDISGDGLSDLVRIRNGEVCYWPNLGYGRFGAKVTMDRSPWFDRPDQFDHRRIQLVDIDGTGTTDIIYIGQAGVDLYFNQSGNSWSNPYRLGVFPQTNNLTSVTAMDLLGNGTACLVWSSPLPGDACRPMRYIDLMGGQKPHLLIKSVNNLGAETHVRYAPSTRFYVQDKIAGKPWITRIPFPVHVVERVETCDHISRNQFVTRYTYHHGYFDGEEREFRGFGMVEQWDTEQFTALAPLVGEGCWGEGAATNIDAPSHVPPVLTRTWFHTGVYDEVEEVSQHFAAEYYGAPKKSDPNYDAAFDAFFQTLLLDTILPSDLTLDEEREACRALKGSMLRQEVYALDGTEKEQHPYTVTEQNFTIKRLQLRAGNRHGVFFTHAREAISYHYERNPADPRIQHALTLEVDAFGNVLKQAAIGYGRRVSPLSMQWDRDRQTTPLLTYTENDVTNAIELADTHRNPLPCEAITFELTGYTATGAAGRFQASDFVEPDPTAAGRLRHKFAVPEVAYEATATGSQRRRPIEWLRTLYRRDNLGGLLTLGDLQPLALPGESYKLAFTPGLLAQVFQRPQQGQAAEPLLPDQAAVLGGQDGNRGGYLRSQTMKADGRFPATDADDHWWIPSGQSFFTNDPLDAAATELAQARQHFFLPRRYRDPFGQEAFVDFDANDLLMTETRDALGNRVTVNVNDYRVLQPSLVSDPNRNRTEVAFDTLGMVVGTAVMGKPAPAPVEGDTLTGFVADLTQAQLDGFFDAADPHATAAALLKDATTRIVYDLDRFWRSRDANPDKPDKWEAPFAATLARETHASSPLPPQGLKIQLSFPIPTALAGRSRKRYKPKKARFRCVMVTAGFLLGRITSP, translated from the coding sequence ATGCCCAAAGAGCAACAAAAACCATCCGACACAAAAGAACCCCCTCCCGAAAAAGGTCCAGCCCAAGCCCCGGCCATACAATTGCCCAAGGGCGGCGGTGCAATCCGTGGGATTGGCGAAAAATTCGCCGCCAATCCGGTAACAGGCACCGGCTCCATGACCGTCCCCATTGCCACCAGCCCCGGCCGGTCTGGTTTTGGCCCGCAGTTATCCCTTTCTTACGATTCCGGCGCTGGTAATGGACCATTCGGTTTTGGCTGGAGCCTTTCGCTGCCCTCCATTACCCGCAAAACAGACAAGGGATTGCCGAAATATCAAGACGCCGAAGAGTCTGACGTCTTCATCCTCTCCGGCGCTGAAGACCTGGTGCCGGTTCTGAAGGAAGTTAATGGGAAATGGGAGCGCGAAACGCTGCCCCCGCGAGCGGTGGATGGCAAGACCTACCGCATTCAACGTTACCGCCCCCGCATCGAAGGCCTGTTCGCACGCATAGAACGCTGGACCAACCAGAACGACCTCACAGACACCTTCTGGCGCTCCATCTCCAAAGACAACATCACCACCTGGTATGGTAAAACTGCAGAAAGCCGCATTGCAGACCCTGCTAACCCAACGCGTATTTTTAGCTGGCTCATCTGCCAGAGTTACGACGATAAGGGCAATGTCATTGTCTACAGGTATAAAGAAGAAACTTCGGATAATATAGACCTCGCACAGGCTCATGAGCGTAACCGTACTGATGACATCAATGAGAAAGATAAATCGAATCGGACGGCCAACCGATACCTGAAACGAATTTTGTACGGGAATCGCGTGCCTTATCTCCCTGGCCTGACGCCGACAGGCTGGCCGCAGCCGCCTGACTCAACAGCGGGTGTCAACCCGCCCAATTATTTTTTTGAAGTGGTATTTGACTATGAGGACGGCCATTACACCGAGGACAACCCCGATACCGAAGGCCGTATCTTTGCCCGTCCGGTCTACTCCCCGCCACAAAATGCAAAGTGGCCCGCGCGGGTCGATCCCTTTTCGACGTACCGCGCCGGTTTCGAGGTGCGCACGTATCGCCTGTGCCAGCGAGTCCTCATGTTTCACCATTTCCCTGATGAGCTTGGCACACCAGACTATCTTGTGCGTTCCACGGACCTTACCTACTCTTACGAAAACAACCCAGGTGACTCACGTAATCCGGTCTATTCCTTTCTGGATTCGGTAAGCCAGTCCGGTTACGTGCGCCAGCCCAATGGCACATATCTCAAAAAGTCTTTGCCACCCCTGGAATTTGAATACACCAGGCCCGAAGTGCAGACCGAAGTTCGCGAGGTGGATCCCCAAAGCCTCGAGAACCTGCCCTACGGTCTTGATGGTGCGAAGTACCAATGGGTCGACCTCGATGGTGAAGGACTCTCCGGCATCCTCACAGAACAGGCAGAAGGCTGGTTCTACAAACGCAACCTCAGTCCGGTCAATCTCGTTCGTGACAATGGCAGCGGGCACACAGAGGCAAGTTTCGCTCCAGTCGAGCTTGTAGCCAGGAAGCCGTCTTTGGCTGCGGTCAGCAGCGGGCAACAGCAATTCCTGGACCTCGCCGGTGACGGCCAACTCGATTTAGTTGCGCTGAACGGGCCAACCCCCGGTTTTTACGAACGCACTCAGGATGAAAGCTGGGAGTACTTTCGGCCCTTTGTATCACTCCCCAATCTTGAGTGGGGTAATCAAAACCTGAAATTTGTTGACCTCACCGGCGATGGTCACGCCGATATCCTGATCGCGGAAGACGAGGCATTCACCTGGTATCGGTCACTGGCCGAAGAAGGGTTTGGCCCGGCAGAGAAGGTACGTCAGGCCCTTGATGAAGAGAAAGGGCCCCGGCTCGTCTTCGCCGACGGCACCCAATCCATTTATCTGTCCGATATAAGCGGCGATGGCCTCAGCGATCTGGTGCGTATCCGGAACGGTGAAGTCTGTTACTGGCCCAACCTCGGTTACGGTCGCTTCGGCGCCAAAGTTACTATGGACAGGTCGCCATGGTTTGACCGTCCTGATCAATTCGATCACCGGCGTATTCAGCTTGTCGATATCGATGGCACCGGCACCACGGATATTATCTATATCGGGCAGGCAGGTGTTGATTTATACTTTAACCAGTCGGGCAATAGCTGGAGCAATCCGTACCGGCTCGGTGTATTTCCACAGACCAACAATCTCACTTCGGTCACCGCAATGGATCTCCTTGGCAACGGCACGGCCTGTCTCGTCTGGTCATCGCCCCTGCCTGGTGATGCATGCAGACCGATGCGTTACATTGATCTCATGGGCGGCCAAAAACCGCATCTGCTTATCAAGTCGGTAAATAACCTCGGCGCCGAGACGCATGTCCGGTACGCGCCTTCGACTAGGTTCTACGTGCAGGACAAGATCGCCGGAAAACCCTGGATTACCCGGATACCCTTCCCCGTCCATGTGGTGGAACGGGTGGAGACCTGCGACCACATCAGTCGCAACCAGTTTGTCACCCGCTACACTTACCACCACGGCTACTTCGACGGTGAGGAGCGCGAGTTCCGCGGCTTCGGCATGGTGGAGCAGTGGGATACCGAACAATTCACCGCCCTTGCTCCATTGGTGGGAGAGGGTTGTTGGGGTGAGGGGGCAGCCACCAACATTGATGCACCTTCTCATGTACCGCCGGTCCTCACAAGGACCTGGTTCCACACCGGTGTCTATGACGAGGTCGAGGAGGTCAGTCAGCACTTCGCGGCCGAGTATTACGGCGCCCCCAAGAAGAGCGACCCAAACTACGACGCTGCCTTCGATGCGTTCTTCCAAACGCTGCTGCTGGACACCATTCTTCCATCCGACCTGACACTTGACGAAGAACGCGAGGCCTGCCGTGCACTAAAAGGTTCGATGCTGCGTCAGGAGGTCTACGCCCTGGACGGCACGGAAAAAGAGCAACATCCCTACACCGTAACCGAACAGAATTTTACTATCAAACGCTTGCAACTCAGGGCAGGTAACCGCCATGGGGTATTCTTTACTCATGCACGTGAAGCCATCAGTTATCATTACGAGCGGAACCCCGCCGACCCGCGCATTCAGCACGCGCTGACGCTGGAGGTCGATGCCTTTGGCAATGTGCTCAAGCAAGCAGCCATAGGCTACGGACGCCGCGTCTCGCCGCTGTCGATGCAGTGGGATCGCGACCGGCAAACAACGCCGCTGCTCACCTACACCGAAAACGACGTCACAAACGCCATCGAGTTGGCCGACACGCACCGCAACCCCCTGCCGTGCGAGGCGATCACCTTTGAGCTGACCGGTTACACGGCTACAGGGGCGGCTGGTCGCTTCCAGGCCTCGGACTTCGTAGAGCCGGATCCCACCGCTGCCGGCCGGTTGCGCCACAAGTTCGCTGTGCCTGAAGTCGCCTACGAAGCTACGGCCACCGGCAGCCAGCGCCGCCGACCCATCGAATGGCTGCGTACCCTCTACCGACGCGACAATCTCGGCGGCCTGTTGACGCTCGGTGACCTGCAACCGCTTGCCTTACCCGGCGAGAGCTACAAGCTGGCTTTCACCCCCGGCCTGCTCGCCCAGGTCTTCCAGCGTCCGCAGCAAGGACAGGCGGCCGAGCCCCTGCTGCCCGACCAGGCAGCCGTGCTCGGCGGACAGGACGGCAACCGGGGCGGTTATCTGCGAAGCCAGACAATGAAAGCCGACGGGCGCTTCCCTGCGACCGATGCCGATGATCATTGGTGGATCCCATCGGGGCAGTCGTTCTTCACCAATGACCCGCTCGATGCTGCAGCCACTGAACTGGCACAAGCGCGGCAGCATTTTTTCTTGCCGCGACGCTACCGCGACCCCTTCGGTCAGGAAGCTTTCGTTGACTTCGACGCCAACGACCTGCTGATGACGGAAACACGTGACGCTCTCGGCAACCGGGTGACGGTGAACGTCAACGACTATCGCGTCCTGCAGCCGAGCCTCGTCAGTGACCCGAACCGCAACCGGACCGAGGTGGCCTTCGACACGCTGGGCATGGTGGTGGGCACCGCTGTCATGGGAAAGCCAGCCCCCGCACCAGTGGAAGGCGACACGCTGACTGGCTTCGTCGCCGACCTCACGCAAGCTCAACTCGACGGTTTCTTTGATGCTGCCGATCCGCACGCCACCGCGGCGGCGCTGCTGAAAGACGCCACGACGCGCATCGTCTACGACCTCGACCGCTTCTGGCGCAGTCGCGATGCCAATCCGGATAAGCCGGACAAATGGGAAGCGCCATTCGCCGCCACGCTCGCCCGTGAGACCCACGCGAGCAGCCCTCTGCCGCCCCAGGGTTTGAAGATTCAGCTCAGCTTTCCTATTCCGACGGCTTTGGCCGGGAGATCCAGAAAAAGATACAAGCCGAAAAAGGCAAGGTTCCGATGCGTGATGGTAACGGCAGGATTCTTGTTGGGCCGGATAACCAGCCCGTAA
- a CDS encoding IS1634 family transposase encodes MFLREKTRTKDGKTHRYWSVVENRRVSGRRVVQRQVLSLGELNDNQRAGWVRTIEAVSGKEPKPRQLALFPDDREAMPIPDGETVQVRLDKIELRHPREWGASWLGLHVWDMLELDAFWRKRLPSSRKGTSWLNILKVLVCYRLTDPGSEFRFHREWYVRSAIGDLLGEDYSLAQKDKAYRCWDLLLEHRDELFAYLKEKWGKLFGAKYDVLLYDLTSTYFESEPPPAGSGSKKRFGYSRDKRSDCVQVVVALVLTPEGFPVAYEVYPGNTRDTATLEEFLDRIEKQYGKFRRTWLMDRGIPTEEMLEKMRERGIDYLVGTPKGHLTRVEKPLLEKAWIEARENVRVKILQQESEFYVYVESQDRVSKERSMRRRRLKRLWAGLRELRNRKALTRDDLLMHIGALKKEAGRDYRLVTISIPKPQEPVNENTFRFSLDRERLRQAYRREGRYLLRSNMQATAPETVWENYLLLTRIEQAFKDLKGSLSIRPLWHQLERRIEAHIFVSFLAFCLHTTLRNLARGRAGGLTSEAILEKLSGIQMIDVHLPTTDGRHIVMSRYTQPEKDVALLLAQLGLTLPEQPPPKVYASGQVGL; translated from the coding sequence ATGTTTCTCCGGGAAAAGACACGAACGAAAGATGGGAAAACCCACCGTTATTGGAGCGTGGTGGAGAACCGCCGGGTCAGCGGAAGAAGGGTAGTGCAGCGGCAGGTTCTCTCTCTGGGAGAGCTCAATGACAACCAACGCGCTGGGTGGGTTCGGACGATAGAGGCGGTGTCTGGTAAAGAACCCAAGCCAAGACAACTGGCATTGTTTCCGGACGACCGGGAAGCCATGCCGATACCGGATGGTGAGACCGTTCAGGTGAGATTGGACAAAATAGAGTTGCGCCATCCACGGGAGTGGGGAGCAAGCTGGTTGGGATTGCATGTATGGGATATGCTGGAACTGGACGCATTTTGGAGAAAGCGTCTGCCGTCAAGCCGGAAGGGAACAAGCTGGCTGAATATCCTGAAGGTGCTTGTCTGTTACCGGTTGACCGATCCGGGAAGCGAATTTCGTTTTCACCGTGAGTGGTACGTGCGGAGCGCAATAGGTGATCTGCTGGGAGAGGATTATTCCCTGGCGCAGAAGGACAAGGCGTATCGTTGTTGGGATTTGTTGCTTGAGCATCGGGACGAGTTGTTTGCCTATTTAAAGGAGAAGTGGGGCAAGCTCTTTGGGGCGAAGTACGATGTGCTGCTGTATGATTTGACGAGTACGTATTTTGAGAGTGAACCGCCACCGGCTGGATCGGGGAGTAAGAAGCGGTTTGGATATAGCCGGGACAAACGTTCGGATTGCGTGCAGGTGGTAGTGGCATTGGTGTTAACGCCGGAAGGATTTCCCGTGGCCTACGAAGTGTATCCGGGCAATACCAGAGACACCGCAACGCTGGAGGAATTTCTGGATCGGATTGAAAAGCAGTATGGGAAATTCCGGCGCACCTGGCTTATGGATCGCGGTATTCCAACGGAGGAGATGTTGGAAAAGATGCGTGAGCGCGGGATTGATTATTTGGTTGGGACTCCGAAGGGGCATTTAACGCGAGTAGAAAAACCGTTGCTGGAAAAGGCGTGGATTGAGGCGAGGGAGAACGTCCGCGTGAAAATTCTTCAGCAGGAATCGGAGTTTTACGTTTATGTGGAAAGCCAGGACCGGGTGTCTAAGGAACGTTCCATGCGTCGGCGCAGGCTCAAACGTTTGTGGGCGGGTTTGCGCGAACTTCGCAATCGAAAGGCGCTCACGCGCGATGATCTGCTCATGCATATTGGCGCGTTAAAGAAAGAAGCCGGACGCGACTACAGACTGGTCACCATCTCCATTCCCAAACCGCAGGAGCCGGTCAATGAGAATACGTTCCGGTTCAGTTTGGATCGGGAACGCCTGAGGCAGGCGTATCGGCGCGAGGGGCGTTATTTGCTTCGTTCCAACATGCAGGCCACCGCGCCAGAAACCGTCTGGGAAAATTATTTGCTGTTGACGCGAATTGAACAGGCATTTAAGGACTTGAAGGGGTCTCTTTCCATCCGCCCCCTATGGCATCAATTGGAACGGAGAATTGAAGCCCATATCTTTGTTTCCTTTTTGGCTTTTTGTCTCCACACGACACTGCGCAATCTTGCGCGGGGGAGAGCCGGCGGGCTGACGTCTGAAGCGATTTTGGAAAAACTGTCGGGCATTCAAATGATAGACGTTCATTTACCGACCACGGATGGCCGTCATATTGTCATGAGCCGTTATACCCAGCCGGAGAAGGACGTCGCTCTCCTTTTGGCACAATTGGGATTGACGCTTCCTGAACAACCGCCGCCCAAGGTTTACGCATCCGGACAGGTCGGTCTGTAG
- a CDS encoding IS630 family transposase produces MKDDGRKLSREVLESYRIRAITLRDKMHYSVKEIGETFGIKYESVSRWFSQYRRGGIEALKERKAKGKARIVNADDLRWLQSVLQNVATKYGFSTPLWTGTYVRILFRRERKVNLDRSTIWRYLVRLGLSFQKPEKRYSQQDMDLVKTWISKEWPEIQKWAQKNRAIIYFEDESGVSLAPVIGKTWAPIGETPVVRVTGKRGGVLAMSAISPSGRMCFRLEKRKVNAQVLMEFLNQISVQHPRRKVAVIMDQAPCHVAKRIKALNEGSSKLRVFHLPPYSPDLNPDEKVWRHMKHVTLKNHQAQDKKQLGRLVIGALRKIQKNPELTKKFFENYLT; encoded by the coding sequence ATGAAAGATGACGGAAGGAAGCTGTCAAGGGAGGTATTGGAGTCTTATCGAATCCGGGCGATCACGCTCAGGGATAAGATGCATTATTCCGTTAAAGAAATAGGCGAGACATTTGGCATTAAGTATGAAAGTGTCTCAAGGTGGTTCTCTCAATACCGTCGTGGTGGTATAGAGGCGCTTAAGGAACGCAAAGCAAAGGGCAAGGCGCGAATTGTAAATGCGGATGATTTAAGATGGTTGCAAAGTGTTTTGCAGAATGTCGCGACAAAATATGGTTTTTCGACTCCGCTGTGGACCGGAACATATGTTAGAATTCTTTTCCGGCGAGAACGAAAAGTGAATTTGGATCGCAGCACAATATGGCGATATCTGGTTCGGTTGGGTTTGAGTTTTCAAAAGCCGGAAAAACGTTATTCACAGCAAGACATGGATTTGGTAAAGACATGGATTAGCAAGGAGTGGCCTGAAATTCAGAAGTGGGCTCAGAAAAACCGGGCTATTATCTATTTTGAGGATGAGTCGGGCGTTTCCCTTGCGCCTGTTATTGGAAAAACATGGGCTCCGATAGGAGAAACCCCCGTTGTGCGTGTGACCGGGAAACGGGGCGGCGTTTTGGCCATGTCGGCGATTTCGCCATCTGGCAGGATGTGTTTCCGTCTGGAGAAACGAAAAGTTAACGCCCAGGTTCTTATGGAATTTCTGAATCAAATTAGCGTGCAACATCCGCGGCGTAAGGTGGCGGTGATCATGGACCAAGCGCCTTGCCATGTTGCCAAAAGAATTAAAGCATTGAATGAGGGGTCATCGAAGCTACGCGTATTCCATCTGCCGCCGTATTCACCGGATCTGAATCCGGATGAAAAAGTTTGGCGGCATATGAAGCATGTCACGCTAAAGAATCACCAGGCACAGGACAAAAAACAACTTGGACGTTTAGTCATTGGAGCGCTTAGAAAAATACAGAAGAACCCTGAATTGACCAAGAAATTCTTTGAGAATTATTTAACATAA